The proteins below come from a single Tachypleus tridentatus isolate NWPU-2018 chromosome 13, ASM421037v1, whole genome shotgun sequence genomic window:
- the LOC143239160 gene encoding uncharacterized protein LOC143239160 encodes MPFQMQLWVVVLNVVLCVSQPPPPMFDPVSGFGDPRVYNLLVCDLNLSNEARLARNQCFQDTKPETIRNAETLCRETLYSDLTDLEFLESICSDNGTLTKMMWRCVFDELGRHYPDVRSNSNKQSLSSLEIDMLYLLRSYLGYGSFFRGFRPRRRYRNTRNRSTVETVKMNPALYHDYQKELSFQKSSLSGTQRTHPLDLSNDGSQQTNFTELLLPVFDNRKLERRSYNYPSRSDYGYTTKVSVNYDEQGDGHRPYELASSRFGDQQQSSDRYRPYGSEGTNFKDQQSSSKYGNYGTEISGHLNQETNISYRPNRSGSNIYDFYGTDSAGHKGQQSLEGYGSGNLTSGQVLSESHGSLVPGNSGHKGQYLYGTFKPYWSSSSNSGDQYSIDNHRFGDSLLGAQNNQDSSAILGAGSFHYGANRRYGSGGKPDFPASTNTYNERSSYSASGSISGSRFGSRSQQNRLANIPRGASKSGSFSNSWYHSFSGRPRFNNVNGYLPQGSRGGNHRADRPGVPRDIESNKFNLPEALYQCLRNILTR; translated from the exons ATGCCGTTTCAAATGCAACTGTGGGTTGTTGTATTGAACGTCGTACTTTGCGTATCACAGCCACCTCCGCCGATGTTTGATCCCGTGTCTGGATTCGGAGATCCTAGAGTGTACAATCTCCTTGTTTGTG ATCTAAACCTAAGTAACGAAGCACGTTTAGCTAGGAACCAGTGTTTCCAGGACACTAAACCAGAaaca ATACGTAATGCTGAGACTCTGTGTCGAGAAACTCTGTATTCAGACTTAACTGATTTAGAATTTCTGGAATCAATTTGCAGTGATAATGGGACACTGACAAAAATG ATGTGGAGATGTGTATTTGATGAACTG gGTAGACACTATCCAGATGTTAGATCGAATTCGAACAAACAATCCTTAAGTTCATTGGAGATTGACATGCTCTATCTGCTTCGAAGTTACTTAGGATATGGTAGTTTTTTTCGTGGATTTCGGCCACGCAGGCGTTATCGAAACACACGCAACAGATCAACAGTAGAGACAGTCAAAATGAACCCAGCGTTATACCATGACTACCAAAAAGAACTGTCTTTTCAAAAATCATCACTTTCAGGCACACAGAGAACTCATCCTTTAGACCTCAGTAATGATGGATCCCAGCAAACAAATTTTACTGAACTTCTGTTACCTGTATTTGACAACAGAAAGTTAGAAAGAAGGTCCTATAATTACCCTTCTAGATCAGATTATGGTTATACAACAAAGGTGTCTGTTAACTATGATGAACAAGGTGATGGTCATCGTCCTTATGAATTGGCAAGTTCAAGGTTTGGTGATCAGCAGCAGTCTAGCGACAGGTATCGTCCTTATGGGTCAGAGGGCACGAATTTTAAAGACCAACAATCCAGCAGTAAATATGGAAACTATGGAACTGAAATTTCAGGTCATTTGaatcaagaaacaaacattaGTTATCGTCCTAACAGGTCGGGAAGTAACATCTATGATTTTTATGGAACCGACAGTGCAGGCCATAAAGGTCAACAGTCACTTGAAGGTTACGGATCAGGAAACTTAACTAGTGGTCAAGTTTTAAGTGAAAGCCACGGATCACTTGTACCAGGGAATTCGGGTCATAAAGGTCAATATTTATATGGCACTTTCAAACCTTATTGGTCAAGTAGCTCCAATTCTGGAGATCAGTATTCGATCGATAATCACAGATTTGGAGATTCGCTTCTTGGAGCTCAGAATAACCAGGATTCATCTGCAATATTGGGAGCTGGATCATTTCATTATGGAGCAAATAGACGGTATGGATCTGGAGGGAAACCTGACTTTCCAGCTTCTACAAACACTTATAATGAAAGAAGCTCGTATTCTGCTTCAGGCAGCATTAGCGGTAGTCGTTTTGGTTCTAGGAGTCAGCAGAACAGACTGGCGAATATTCCAAGAGGTGCTTCCAAAAGTGGTAGTTTTTCTAACTCGTGGTATCACTCATTCAGTGGCAGACCTAGATTTAACAATGTCAATGGTTATTTACCACAGGGTTCTAGAGGGGGTAATCACAGAGCTGACCGTCCAGGCGTTCCTCGGGACATAGAATCGAACAAGTTCAATCTGCCAGAGGCCCTTTAC cAATGTTTACGAAATATTTTGACACGCTAG